The Hymenobacter oligotrophus genome has a window encoding:
- a CDS encoding universal stress protein — translation MPQPTAQPQFTNPVAPLGTPLSLLVLTNFFPAAHRAVRYAAELAAPLGAQLVLLHVRQAAVPGNDGDGDDATNPTWLRDSHERDGELLMALNALADEVHVPTSVELVPNLQPEIALDLAQRYQPALFVVGRAATEVAELSGPALAILRSGRFPVLLVPETYRGTCCPNRVAVAADGDPFRLDETAAGARQLLAELKPDLTVVNVSVVETDDYCLAARHQVEQSGLCAGARQVHTRAFQHLSTAQGLLQAVAATQAELLLLVARRHSVLGQMFHRSITDQLMQLSPVPVLLLPAHD, via the coding sequence ATGCCCCAACCCACCGCACAACCCCAGTTCACCAATCCAGTCGCGCCCCTTGGCACGCCGCTGTCGCTGCTCGTGCTCACCAACTTTTTTCCGGCGGCGCACCGGGCCGTACGCTACGCAGCCGAGCTGGCGGCGCCCTTGGGTGCGCAGCTGGTGCTGCTGCACGTGCGCCAAGCGGCCGTGCCCGGCAACGACGGCGACGGCGACGACGCCACCAACCCCACTTGGCTTCGCGATTCGCACGAGCGCGACGGCGAACTACTGATGGCGCTCAACGCGCTGGCCGACGAGGTGCACGTGCCCACCAGCGTAGAGCTGGTGCCTAACCTGCAGCCCGAAATAGCCCTCGACCTCGCCCAACGCTACCAACCCGCGCTGTTTGTGGTGGGGCGGGCCGCCACCGAGGTAGCCGAGCTCAGCGGCCCCGCGCTGGCCATCTTGCGTTCGGGCCGGTTTCCGGTACTGCTGGTGCCCGAAACCTACCGCGGCACCTGCTGCCCCAACCGCGTAGCCGTAGCCGCCGATGGCGACCCGTTCCGGCTCGACGAAACGGCCGCCGGCGCCCGGCAGTTGCTCGCCGAGCTCAAGCCCGACCTCACGGTGGTCAACGTTTCCGTTGTCGAAACCGACGACTACTGCCTGGCCGCCCGCCACCAAGTGGAGCAAAGCGGCCTTTGCGCTGGCGCCAGGCAGGTGCACACGCGGGCGTTTCAGCACCTCTCCACGGCGCAGGGCTTGCTGCAAGCCGTGGCCGCTACCCAAGCCGAGTTGCTTTTGCTGGTGGCGCGGCGCCACAGCGTGCTCGGCCAAATGTTTCACCGCAGCATCACCGACCAACTGATGCAGCTGAGCCCAGTGCCGGTGCTGTTGCTGCCCGCCCACGATTAG
- a CDS encoding universal stress protein, with protein sequence MSPSLVVLMDFSPGAEVALRYATSLAEQLSAKLVLLHLYHDPLLVSETALVTVPVEAYYQSQQEVTEHLQQLAKALPVPAEVAVAANTIPEVVADAVQRYHPWLLIAGREHANNILDRLVSNLALPSLRAVHFPLLLVPEQLAETQIPVRVLVAADRHAFELNEASANTKALFAALRAEPAVVHVSGGGPLAAAHAQTALAHVRRAGLFEQVSDNRLYEVRDEDPAEGIVQAIADLQADAVVMLARPHSFFGGLFHRSITAQVMRHSPVPVLVLHTR encoded by the coding sequence ATGTCTCCTTCCCTTGTTGTGTTGATGGATTTTTCGCCGGGCGCCGAAGTGGCCTTGCGTTACGCCACCAGCTTGGCTGAGCAACTCTCGGCCAAGCTGGTGCTGCTGCATCTCTACCACGACCCTTTGCTGGTAAGCGAAACGGCGCTGGTTACGGTGCCCGTAGAAGCCTACTACCAAAGCCAGCAAGAGGTAACAGAGCATTTGCAGCAGCTGGCCAAGGCGCTGCCCGTGCCTGCCGAGGTAGCCGTGGCCGCCAACACCATTCCGGAGGTAGTGGCCGATGCCGTGCAGCGCTACCACCCGTGGCTGCTGATAGCGGGCCGCGAGCACGCCAACAACATCCTCGACCGGCTCGTGAGCAATTTGGCGCTGCCGTCGTTGCGGGCGGTGCACTTTCCGTTGCTGCTGGTGCCCGAGCAGCTGGCCGAAACCCAAATCCCCGTGCGGGTGCTGGTAGCTGCCGATCGGCACGCTTTCGAACTCAACGAAGCATCGGCCAATACCAAAGCGTTGTTTGCTGCCCTGCGGGCCGAGCCGGCGGTGGTGCACGTGTCGGGGGGCGGGCCGCTGGCGGCCGCGCACGCGCAAACCGCTTTGGCGCACGTGCGGCGCGCCGGGCTGTTCGAGCAAGTGTCCGACAACCGCCTGTACGAGGTGCGCGACGAAGACCCCGCCGAAGGTATTGTGCAAGCCATAGCCGATTTGCAGGCCGATGCAGTGGTGATGCTGGCTCGCCCCCACTCCTTTTTTGGCGGCTTGTTCCACCGCAGCATTACGGCGCAGGTAATGCGCCACAGCCCCGTGCCGGTGCTGGTGCTGCATACCCGCTAA
- a CDS encoding globin family protein, which produces MPALAALVGPRPAAHCKAFVHDLYRRIGLDAMLRPLFGEPAGLTRVPQPEEVYWFWESALQGACYEGRPFPRQQPLPHLLAVFGRWQQVLAETLDAHYPRPQAEELKAKTTNLAVMLQHHNLHRPQPVAPRRRPIRLAA; this is translated from the coding sequence ATGCCTGCTTTAGCCGCGCTCGTGGGCCCGCGCCCCGCCGCCCACTGCAAAGCCTTCGTGCACGATTTGTACCGGCGTATCGGCCTCGATGCCATGCTGCGCCCCTTGTTTGGCGAGCCGGCTGGCCTTACGCGGGTGCCCCAACCCGAGGAGGTGTACTGGTTTTGGGAAAGTGCACTGCAGGGTGCCTGTTACGAAGGGCGCCCGTTTCCGCGCCAGCAACCCCTGCCGCACTTGCTGGCCGTGTTTGGCCGGTGGCAGCAAGTTTTGGCCGAAACGCTCGATGCACACTACCCTCGCCCCCAAGCCGAAGAGCTGAAAGCCAAAACCACCAACCTAGCCGTGATGCTGCAGCACCACAACCTCCACCGTCCGCAACCGGTGGCGCCGCGCCGCCGCCCTATCCGGCTCGCTGCCTAG
- a CDS encoding YgaP family membrane protein — MQTNLGTLDREIRLAVGCVLILLAILPIGASQSVLVLLLVFGGLFLLTAGAAYCPMYAILDISTEDGRDELEVTP; from the coding sequence ATGCAAACGAATCTGGGAACTTTGGATCGGGAAATTCGGCTGGCAGTGGGCTGTGTGCTGATCTTGCTAGCTATTTTGCCCATTGGCGCCAGCCAGTCGGTGTTGGTGCTGTTGCTCGTGTTCGGTGGCCTGTTCCTGCTAACCGCCGGCGCCGCATATTGCCCCATGTACGCCATCCTCGATATTTCGACGGAAGACGGCCGCGACGAGCTGGAGGTAACGCCCTAG
- a CDS encoding TlpA family protein disulfide reductase, producing MLTTLWRQLRRSAFVTVPLALYLTGWHTELIGRVQQAVLATGLLAPTLPETPPTSAAKADYTLPLRTLDGRRTTLGELRGRVVVLNLWATWCPPCVAEMPSLQRLHEQLQPGTDRISLALVSVDDSPEKVRKFVARRGFTMPVYTLDGNVPRVFDTQSIPTTFIIAPNGDIVSRHEGMAQYDNPAMLKFLRKQQR from the coding sequence TTGCTTACAACCTTATGGCGGCAGCTGCGTCGCTCGGCCTTCGTTACCGTGCCGCTGGCGCTGTACCTCACGGGCTGGCACACCGAGCTAATCGGGCGAGTGCAGCAAGCAGTGCTGGCTACCGGCCTGCTAGCGCCTACCCTGCCCGAAACTCCACCCACGTCCGCAGCCAAGGCCGATTACACGTTGCCCCTGCGCACCCTCGACGGCCGCCGCACCACCCTAGGTGAGTTGCGGGGCCGCGTGGTGGTGCTGAACTTGTGGGCCACTTGGTGCCCGCCGTGCGTGGCCGAAATGCCCAGCCTGCAACGCCTGCACGAGCAACTACAACCCGGCACCGACCGCATTTCGCTGGCCCTGGTTTCCGTGGATGACAGCCCCGAAAAGGTGCGCAAGTTTGTGGCTAGGCGCGGCTTTACGATGCCGGTTTACACGCTGGATGGCAACGTACCCAGGGTTTTCGACACGCAATCCATTCCCACCACGTTCATCATCGCGCCCAACGGCGACATTGTGTCGCGGCACGAGGGCATGGCGCAGTACGACAACCCCGCGATGTTGAAGTTTTTGCGCAAGCAGCAGCGGTAA
- a CDS encoding nucleoside/nucleotide kinase family protein: protein MLQLIGLAGKRGSGKNTVAELVRAMQPERNWQILAFGDGIKAVSAALASEPTQPYYTQEGKAELLPVFGLTRGELLQQVGGALRTWRPQVWIEALLAALPADKPVVVADLRFPDEAEAIRSRGGVVWRVEGDPLQQRGDGTRDDNHPSETALDNYTHYDAVLRNAGSLQDLQAQVQRLLLAATPSTTT from the coding sequence ATGCTTCAGCTGATTGGCCTTGCGGGCAAGCGTGGCAGCGGCAAAAACACCGTAGCCGAACTGGTTCGGGCCATGCAGCCCGAGCGCAACTGGCAAATACTGGCCTTTGGCGATGGTATTAAGGCGGTTAGCGCCGCGTTGGCGTCCGAGCCTACGCAACCCTACTATACCCAGGAAGGCAAGGCCGAACTGCTGCCGGTTTTTGGCCTGACGCGCGGCGAACTGCTGCAGCAAGTAGGCGGCGCGTTGCGCACCTGGCGCCCGCAGGTTTGGATTGAAGCCCTGCTGGCCGCCCTGCCCGCCGACAAACCCGTGGTGGTGGCCGATTTGCGCTTCCCCGACGAAGCCGAGGCCATCCGGAGCCGCGGCGGTGTGGTGTGGCGCGTGGAGGGCGACCCGCTGCAGCAACGCGGCGACGGCACCCGCGACGACAACCACCCCAGCGAAACCGCTTTGGATAACTACACGCACTACGATGCCGTGCTGCGCAACGCGGGCTCGTTGCAGGATTTGCAGGCGCAGGTACAGCGGTTGCTGTTGGCTGCCACACCAAGCACAACCACCTAG
- a CDS encoding PD-(D/E)XK nuclease-like domain-containing protein — translation MPDNTPFRRPDLLRLSYDDYRALPAIANSDLSKLRDALNGRPRRESGGNSALSFGTAFHTALLEPDQYVPSYPVVNDTLVWWLVEGVRLRDDLREMIDNGVAEPSCVYTEPITGTMCKLRADLVYDVPGEPYTIIDFKTTIARDYHHFVAQCSGYDYDRQAAFYSDALRAERFLLVGVQKVEPFHVFVFEVPPHMLEEGRAKYLRLLRLLDPSKLPDYLHPSVREVVLELGHTPPEQEDDPDPTPEMPA, via the coding sequence ATGCCCGATAACACCCCCTTTCGCCGCCCCGACCTGCTGCGCCTTTCGTACGACGATTACCGCGCCCTGCCCGCCATTGCCAACTCCGATCTTTCGAAGCTGCGCGACGCGCTCAACGGCCGGCCGCGGCGCGAATCGGGAGGCAACTCGGCCCTGAGCTTCGGCACGGCATTTCACACGGCCCTGCTCGAGCCCGATCAGTACGTGCCCAGCTACCCCGTGGTAAACGACACGCTGGTGTGGTGGCTGGTGGAGGGCGTGCGCCTGCGCGACGACCTGCGCGAAATGATTGACAACGGCGTGGCCGAGCCCAGCTGCGTGTATACCGAGCCCATTACCGGCACCATGTGCAAGCTGCGCGCCGATTTAGTGTACGACGTGCCCGGCGAGCCTTACACCATCATCGACTTCAAAACCACCATCGCCCGCGACTACCACCACTTTGTGGCGCAGTGCTCGGGCTACGATTACGACCGCCAGGCCGCGTTTTACTCCGATGCGCTGCGGGCGGAACGCTTCTTGCTGGTGGGGGTGCAGAAGGTAGAGCCCTTCCACGTGTTTGTGTTCGAGGTACCGCCCCACATGCTCGAAGAAGGCCGCGCCAAGTACCTGCGGTTGCTACGCCTGCTCGACCCCAGCAAGCTGCCCGATTACCTGCACCCCTCCGTGCGCGAGGTGGTGTTGGAGCTGGGCCACACCCCGCCCGAGCAAGAAGACGACCCCGACCCCACCCCCGAAATGCCCGCTTAA
- a CDS encoding superoxide dismutase — MLKRDFLKNGLLTVVGAMVSPSLLAHARDEKLLREARATPIADGPFTLPPLPYANDALEPHIDARTMEIHHDAHHKTYVSKLNEAVVGKPLEKMSLAQLLASASKQPDAVRNNAGGHWNHSFFWQLMAPKGSGQPTGELAAAIAKDFGSFDKFKEEFTKAATGRFGSGWAWLIHDKKANKLAITSTPNQDNPLMDLPGIQRGTPIIGLDVWEHAYYLKYQNKRPDYVSAFWNVVNWSEAGKRFDEARKAKG, encoded by the coding sequence ATGCTTAAGCGAGATTTTCTGAAGAACGGTTTGCTGACGGTTGTTGGCGCCATGGTAAGCCCCAGCTTGCTGGCCCACGCCCGCGACGAAAAGCTGTTGCGCGAAGCCCGCGCCACGCCCATTGCCGATGGCCCCTTTACGCTGCCGCCGCTGCCCTACGCCAACGATGCGCTGGAGCCGCACATCGATGCGCGCACCATGGAAATCCACCACGATGCGCACCACAAAACCTACGTGTCGAAGCTAAACGAAGCCGTGGTGGGCAAGCCGCTCGAGAAAATGTCGTTGGCGCAGCTGCTGGCCTCGGCCAGCAAGCAGCCCGATGCCGTGCGCAACAACGCCGGCGGCCACTGGAACCACTCGTTTTTCTGGCAGCTGATGGCCCCCAAGGGCAGCGGCCAGCCCACCGGCGAACTGGCCGCGGCCATCGCCAAAGACTTTGGCTCGTTCGATAAATTCAAGGAGGAGTTTACCAAGGCTGCCACCGGCCGCTTCGGCTCGGGCTGGGCCTGGCTGATCCACGACAAGAAAGCCAACAAGCTAGCCATTACCTCCACGCCCAACCAGGACAACCCCCTGATGGACCTGCCCGGCATTCAGCGCGGTACTCCCATTATCGGTCTCGATGTGTGGGAGCACGCCTATTACCTCAAATACCAAAACAAGCGCCCCGACTACGTATCCGCTTTCTGGAACGTGGTAAACTGGAGCGAAGCCGGCAAACGCTTCGACGAAGCCCGCAAAGCCAAAGGCTAA
- the asnA gene encoding aspartate--ammonia ligase yields the protein METTLAPAKALSPAALLQTEEAIGFVKDTFARELARQLQLTKVSSPIAVLDGTGINDDLNGVERPVSFPIKALAERRAVVVHSLAKWKRLRLMELGIPAGRGILTDMRALRPDEDYSPIHSIYVDQWDWEKHILPEQRTVAFLKETVEKIYDALRTTELRVAEEYADVLPVLPEQITFIHAEELLQRYPTLTAKERETAAAREYGAVFIMGIGGELSHGEIHDGRAPDYDDWSTETAPGLRGLNGDIVLWHPVLQSAFEVSSMGIRVDKAALRRQLELRSCPERAALGFHSLLLEGQLSESIGGGIGQSRVCMFMLRKAHIGEVQVSIWPEAVRQQLSSAGVALL from the coding sequence ATGGAAACAACCCTTGCCCCCGCCAAAGCCCTGAGCCCCGCCGCGCTGCTCCAAACCGAAGAAGCCATCGGCTTCGTGAAGGACACGTTTGCCCGCGAGCTAGCCCGGCAACTGCAGCTTACCAAGGTGTCGTCGCCGATAGCAGTGCTCGACGGCACCGGCATCAACGACGACCTGAACGGCGTGGAGCGGCCGGTGTCGTTTCCCATCAAAGCCCTGGCCGAGCGCCGCGCCGTGGTGGTGCACTCCTTGGCCAAATGGAAGCGCCTGCGCCTGATGGAGCTGGGCATACCCGCGGGCCGCGGCATTCTCACGGACATGCGCGCCCTGCGCCCCGACGAAGATTACTCGCCCATTCACTCGATTTACGTCGATCAGTGGGATTGGGAAAAGCACATTTTGCCCGAGCAGCGCACGGTGGCTTTTCTGAAGGAAACTGTGGAAAAAATTTACGACGCGCTGCGCACCACCGAGCTGCGCGTGGCCGAGGAATACGCCGACGTGCTGCCCGTACTGCCCGAGCAAATCACCTTCATCCATGCCGAAGAGCTGTTGCAACGCTACCCCACGCTCACCGCGAAGGAGCGCGAAACCGCCGCGGCCCGCGAGTACGGCGCAGTGTTTATTATGGGTATTGGCGGCGAGCTGAGCCACGGCGAAATACACGACGGGCGCGCCCCCGACTACGACGACTGGAGCACCGAAACCGCGCCCGGCCTGCGCGGCCTCAACGGCGACATCGTGCTGTGGCATCCGGTGCTGCAATCGGCCTTCGAGGTGTCGTCGATGGGCATACGGGTGGATAAAGCAGCATTGCGGCGCCAGCTGGAGCTACGCAGCTGCCCCGAGCGAGCGGCCCTAGGTTTCCATAGCCTGCTGCTCGAGGGGCAACTCTCCGAAAGCATTGGCGGCGGCATTGGGCAGTCGCGGGTGTGCATGTTTATGCTGCGCAAGGCGCACATCGGGGAGGTGCAGGTAAGCATCTGGCCCGAGGCCGTGCGGCAACAGCTAAGCAGTGCCGGCGTGGCGCTGCTGTAA
- a CDS encoding PA2169 family four-helix-bundle protein — protein sequence MNQPQSSSNQGAQTGAHSQSDNNTQAGGSLLNQAQNWLSQGRDLVGQLPEPVRNVGTNLGSSIGRLSTTQKVLGGALLAVGVGYLATRGRTGSQRGTAATLQELLLFVNDRIEGYQRAVDESTDAELRGYYKQLVSQSQRFAGILNDYLREEGGGRETKTTIKGKFYRAFMEAKAAVTGYNENAILGSNIYGEEWAIKAYKEALADQTLTGELRQEVQRQYDQSLKTYERLKQLKQQGSNSGSSHS from the coding sequence ATGAATCAACCTCAGTCCTCTTCGAACCAAGGCGCGCAAACCGGCGCCCACTCGCAATCCGATAACAACACGCAAGCCGGCGGCTCGCTGCTCAACCAAGCCCAAAACTGGCTTAGCCAAGGCCGCGACCTGGTAGGCCAGCTGCCCGAACCGGTGCGCAACGTAGGCACCAATTTGGGCTCCAGCATCGGCCGCCTCAGCACCACGCAAAAAGTACTGGGCGGCGCCCTGCTGGCCGTGGGCGTAGGTTACCTAGCCACCCGCGGCCGCACCGGCAGCCAGCGTGGCACGGCGGCTACCCTGCAAGAGCTGCTGCTGTTCGTGAACGACCGCATCGAAGGCTACCAGCGCGCCGTGGATGAAAGCACCGACGCCGAGCTGCGCGGCTACTACAAGCAGCTGGTAAGCCAGAGCCAGCGCTTTGCGGGCATCCTGAACGACTACCTGCGCGAAGAAGGCGGCGGCCGCGAAACCAAAACCACCATCAAGGGCAAGTTTTACCGCGCGTTTATGGAGGCCAAAGCCGCCGTTACGGGCTACAACGAAAACGCCATCCTGGGCTCGAACATTTACGGCGAGGAGTGGGCCATCAAAGCCTACAAAGAAGCCCTGGCCGACCAAACCCTTACCGGCGAGCTGCGCCAGGAGGTACAGCGCCAGTACGATCAGTCGCTGAAAACCTACGAGCGCCTCAAGCAGCTGAAGCAACAAGGCAGCAACAGCGGCTCGAGCCACTCGTAA
- a CDS encoding outer membrane beta-barrel family protein, which produces MKLLFTNGRSLLMLGLLTTAPLFRPAAAQNAPATAEVAKPNRGTGRLTGTVINAATNQPVEFANVGLIDVATNKAIGGGTCDEKGRFILSNIGAGTYKLNVSFVGFQAKVMEHVVFATADANVDLGNISLAAAAQQLSEVKVVGERELVENKIDRIVYNADKDITNNGGTAADVLQKAPLLSVDIDGNLQLRGSGNIRVLVNGKPSTILANNLADALRQIPADQIKSVEVITSPSSKYDAEGTAGVVNIILKKSNLEGVNGSVNGAASNRGAFLSSTVNTRRGKLGLNTNAGTNMFYNVARNASVRTEFLPTEGRSTLQQSGNFTNLGGGAFAQLGIEYDLTPKDAFNISGRGNLFGYTNDRNQRTAYIGPKVNDIFTRDIVTQEQNTNFDLNFGYTRTMAKPKQELSVLALYSQNKGNTDYDLDQRREEFIDYHETSSNDNRNREATLQLDYIQPVDSTGTLELGLKSILRRVSSDYLVASDSLDGRGLLPIPSRSNAFRYDQNVYSTYATYSFALGKKLTLKAGTRVEHTRIDGDFITDNISLRTDYTNVVPSVQAAYDLNKDNKLKLSYTRRIQRPGIWFLNPYVNLSDRRNISSGNPKVDPELTDAYELAYSTFINKSTINFSGYFRQTNNAIESVSRLVPSNTVLPTDDTTRVLYSTFLNVARNATYGLSAFGSTKITPKWSLNGNINVYYLQLRSQALGLSNGGVMYNGNLTSSWTFDKGWSAQFSGLFNSRRVALQGRTPGYRTYTLAAKKELFNKKASLTLGVVNPFNRKLVFRSQLATDRFDFSNNSYFYNRQIRLSFNYQFGKLDTKPARPKKSIRNDDQKQGDGGNG; this is translated from the coding sequence ATGAAGCTACTGTTTACTAACGGCCGCTCGTTGCTGATGCTGGGCTTGCTTACCACCGCGCCGCTTTTTCGGCCAGCAGCAGCCCAAAACGCCCCCGCTACCGCCGAAGTGGCCAAGCCCAACCGCGGCACCGGCCGGCTTACGGGCACGGTAATCAACGCGGCCACCAACCAACCGGTGGAATTTGCCAATGTTGGACTTATCGACGTAGCGACAAACAAAGCCATAGGCGGTGGTACCTGCGACGAGAAGGGCCGTTTCATTCTTAGCAACATCGGGGCAGGTACCTACAAGCTCAATGTCAGCTTTGTGGGCTTTCAGGCCAAAGTGATGGAGCATGTGGTGTTTGCCACGGCCGATGCCAACGTCGACCTAGGCAACATCAGCCTGGCAGCGGCGGCGCAACAGCTTAGCGAGGTGAAGGTGGTGGGCGAACGGGAGCTGGTGGAAAACAAGATCGACCGCATTGTGTACAACGCCGACAAGGACATCACCAACAACGGCGGCACCGCGGCCGATGTACTGCAAAAAGCTCCGCTGCTCAGCGTCGATATTGACGGCAATTTGCAGTTGCGCGGCTCGGGCAACATTCGGGTGCTCGTAAACGGCAAGCCTTCCACCATTCTGGCCAACAACCTGGCCGATGCGTTGCGCCAGATTCCGGCCGATCAGATTAAATCGGTGGAGGTGATTACCTCGCCCTCGTCGAAATACGACGCCGAGGGCACGGCCGGCGTGGTGAACATCATCTTGAAAAAGAGCAACCTGGAGGGCGTAAACGGCTCCGTCAACGGTGCTGCATCCAACCGGGGCGCCTTCCTGAGCAGCACCGTAAACACGCGCCGCGGCAAGCTGGGCCTGAACACCAACGCGGGCACCAACATGTTTTACAACGTGGCCCGCAACGCCTCCGTGCGCACCGAGTTTTTGCCCACCGAAGGGCGCAGCACACTGCAGCAGAGCGGCAATTTCACCAACCTGGGCGGCGGGGCATTTGCGCAGCTCGGCATTGAGTACGACCTCACGCCCAAGGATGCCTTCAACATCAGCGGCCGCGGCAACTTGTTTGGCTACACCAACGACCGCAACCAGCGCACCGCCTACATCGGCCCGAAGGTGAACGACATCTTTACGCGCGACATCGTGACGCAGGAGCAGAACACCAACTTCGATCTGAACTTTGGCTACACACGCACCATGGCCAAACCCAAGCAAGAGCTAAGCGTGCTGGCGCTTTACAGCCAAAACAAAGGCAACACCGATTACGACCTCGATCAGCGCCGCGAGGAGTTTATCGACTACCACGAAACCAGCTCGAACGACAACCGCAACCGCGAGGCCACGCTGCAGCTCGATTACATTCAGCCCGTGGATAGCACCGGCACGTTGGAGCTCGGCCTGAAGAGCATTTTGCGCCGCGTTTCGAGCGACTACCTGGTGGCCTCCGACAGCCTCGATGGCCGCGGGCTGCTGCCCATTCCGTCGCGCTCCAACGCCTTCCGCTACGACCAAAATGTGTACTCTACCTACGCTACCTACAGCTTTGCCCTGGGTAAGAAACTAACGCTGAAAGCCGGCACCCGCGTGGAGCATACCCGCATCGACGGCGACTTTATTACCGACAACATTTCGCTGCGCACCGACTACACCAACGTGGTGCCGAGCGTGCAGGCCGCCTACGACCTCAACAAGGACAACAAGCTGAAGCTGAGCTACACGCGCCGCATTCAGCGCCCGGGCATTTGGTTTTTGAACCCCTACGTGAACCTGAGCGACCGGCGCAACATCTCGTCGGGCAACCCCAAAGTCGACCCGGAGCTGACCGATGCGTACGAGCTGGCTTACAGCACCTTCATCAACAAAAGCACCATCAACTTTTCGGGCTACTTCCGGCAAACCAACAACGCCATCGAAAGCGTGTCGCGGTTGGTGCCGAGCAACACCGTGCTGCCCACCGACGACACCACGCGCGTGCTGTACAGCACGTTCCTGAACGTGGCGCGCAACGCCACCTACGGCCTCAGCGCGTTCGGCTCGACGAAGATTACGCCCAAGTGGAGCCTCAACGGCAACATCAACGTGTACTACCTGCAGCTGCGCAGCCAAGCCCTAGGTCTCTCGAACGGCGGGGTGATGTACAACGGCAACCTCACCAGCAGCTGGACCTTTGACAAGGGCTGGAGTGCGCAGTTCTCGGGCTTGTTTAACTCGCGGCGCGTGGCGCTGCAGGGCCGCACCCCCGGCTACCGCACCTACACCCTTGCCGCCAAAAAAGAACTGTTCAATAAGAAAGCCAGCCTCACGCTGGGCGTGGTAAACCCATTCAACCGCAAGTTGGTGTTCCGGAGCCAGCTCGCCACCGACCGCTTCGATTTTAGCAACAACTCGTACTTCTACAACCGCCAAATTCGCCTGAGCTTCAATTACCAATTCGGCAAGCTCGACACCAAGCCGGCCCGCCCGAAAAAGAGCATCCGCAACGACGACCAGAAACAAGGCGACGGCGGCAACGGCTAA
- a CDS encoding LLM class flavin-dependent oxidoreductase, whose product MRYGYWMPVFGGWLRNVEDENMRADWDYMKTLAQRSEELGYDLSLIAELNLNDIKGEEAPSLDAWSTAAALAAVTKTLELMVAVRPTFHSPALLAKQAANIDHISGGRLSLNVVSSWWQDEAKKYGVHFEQHDDRYARTAEWLHVVDNLWKQDHFSFKGKYYEVTDSILQPKPVSRPRPFLYAGGESEAAKNLIAAQCDGYVMHGDEPEAIGRRIRDLQERRDRLGLPPMKFGVAAYSIVRNTEQEVKKELERITNVNGSAAGYKNYQQWLAGTQLEKQVSLQDYSVSNRGLRSGLTGTPDQIAERVAQFEAVGVDLFLLQCSPQLEEMERFSEAVIQVLA is encoded by the coding sequence ATGCGTTACGGATATTGGATGCCCGTATTTGGCGGGTGGCTGCGCAATGTTGAAGACGAAAACATGCGCGCCGATTGGGACTACATGAAAACGCTGGCCCAACGCTCGGAAGAACTCGGCTACGACCTCTCGCTTATCGCCGAGCTGAACCTCAACGACATCAAAGGCGAAGAAGCGCCTTCGCTCGATGCCTGGAGCACGGCCGCGGCGCTGGCAGCCGTTACCAAAACGCTCGAGCTGATGGTGGCCGTGCGGCCTACCTTCCACTCGCCGGCGCTGCTGGCCAAACAGGCCGCCAACATCGACCACATCAGCGGCGGCCGTTTGTCGCTGAACGTGGTGTCGTCGTGGTGGCAGGACGAGGCCAAGAAGTACGGCGTGCATTTTGAGCAGCACGACGACCGGTACGCCCGCACCGCCGAGTGGCTGCACGTAGTCGACAACCTCTGGAAGCAAGACCACTTCTCCTTCAAGGGCAAGTACTACGAGGTTACCGATTCCATTCTGCAGCCCAAGCCGGTGTCGCGCCCGCGGCCGTTCCTGTACGCCGGCGGCGAATCGGAAGCCGCCAAAAACCTGATTGCCGCCCAGTGCGATGGTTACGTAATGCACGGCGACGAGCCAGAGGCCATCGGCCGCCGCATCCGCGACTTACAGGAGCGCCGCGACCGGCTCGGTTTACCGCCGATGAAGTTCGGCGTGGCGGCGTACAGCATTGTGCGCAACACCGAGCAGGAGGTGAAGAAAGAGCTGGAGCGCATCACCAACGTGAACGGCTCGGCTGCCGGCTACAAAAACTACCAGCAGTGGCTGGCCGGCACGCAGCTCGAAAAGCAGGTTTCGCTGCAGGATTACTCCGTCTCGAACCGCGGCCTCCGCTCGGGCCTCACGGGCACGCCAGATCAGATTGCTGAGCGTGTTGCGCAGTTTGAGGCAGTGGGCGTTGACCTGTTCCTGCTGCAGTGCAGCCCGCAACTCGAGGAAATGGAGCGTTTCTCGGAGGCTGTTATTCAGGTGTTGGCCTAG